A window of Sphingobium herbicidovorans contains these coding sequences:
- a CDS encoding CoA-binding protein, which yields MPLEQPQDIIDLLQETRTIALVGISDRPNRPSYGVMKFLQNHGYRVLPVNPQIAGEHVHGEFVWARLADIGVPIDMVDIFRRSEAAGETVDESIAAGAKAVWMQLGVINDAAAARAEAAGVKVVMDRCPAIDIPRFNIPPVRAD from the coding sequence ATGCCGCTGGAACAGCCGCAGGACATTATCGACCTGCTTCAGGAAACGCGCACGATTGCGCTAGTGGGCATTTCGGACAGGCCCAACCGGCCCAGCTACGGCGTGATGAAGTTTCTTCAGAACCACGGCTATCGCGTTCTGCCGGTCAATCCCCAGATCGCGGGCGAACATGTTCATGGAGAATTTGTCTGGGCGCGGCTGGCCGATATCGGTGTGCCCATCGATATGGTGGATATTTTTCGGCGTAGTGAGGCTGCGGGGGAAACGGTGGACGAATCCATTGCGGCGGGTGCGAAAGCCGTCTGGATGCAATTGGGCGTCATCAACGACGCGGCGGCGGCGCGCGCAGAGGCCGCTGGGGTCAAGGTGGTGATGGATCGCTGCCCGGCGATCGACATCCCTCGTTTCAACATCCCGCCGGTGCGTGCGGATTAA
- a CDS encoding helicase HerA-like domain-containing protein, with protein sequence MSDGIFIGLGATGKDGAVPQTLNLRRANRHGLIAGATGTGKTVTLQGMAEGFSALGVPVFLADVKGDLSGISMAGSPTAKNADKLVARAKEIGIDNYSYADNPAIFWDLYGEQGHPIRTTVSEMGPLLLARLMGLNETQEGVLTIAFKYADEEGLLLIDLGDLQSMLAYCAENADTLSARYGNVTKASVGAIQRQLLQLESQGGAHFFGEPALDIHDFLKVDDQGRGYVNILAADKLMQSPKLYATFLLWLLSELFETLPEVGDPDKPVLVFFFDEAHLLFDDAPKALTDKIEQVVRLIRSKGVGVYFVTQNPIDIPEEVAGQLGNRVQHALRAFTPRDQRAIKAAAETFRINPDLDVETAITELRVGEALVSLLQEDGSPGIVQRTLIAPPRSRLGPVSAKERAIIQSISPCADKYDEAIDRESAEEILAARGEAAVAAAQAAKANAESEKAAAVQAKLEAKQREAELKEQARRDAIAAREAAKPSALDRAVQSASRSAASSVGRQVANELGRAVFGGSSRRSGGLAGQLVRGILGSLFK encoded by the coding sequence ATGAGCGACGGCATATTCATCGGCCTTGGCGCCACGGGCAAGGATGGCGCAGTTCCCCAGACGTTGAACCTCCGGCGGGCCAACCGGCATGGCCTGATCGCGGGCGCCACGGGCACGGGGAAGACCGTCACCCTGCAAGGCATGGCGGAAGGTTTCTCCGCACTGGGCGTTCCCGTATTCCTCGCCGATGTGAAGGGCGACCTTTCTGGCATCTCGATGGCGGGATCGCCCACCGCGAAAAATGCCGACAAGCTGGTCGCCCGCGCCAAGGAAATCGGCATCGACAATTACAGCTACGCCGACAATCCTGCGATCTTCTGGGATCTCTATGGCGAACAGGGCCACCCGATCCGCACCACCGTCAGCGAGATGGGGCCGCTGCTGCTCGCTCGCCTGATGGGCCTCAATGAAACGCAGGAGGGCGTCCTTACCATCGCGTTCAAATATGCCGATGAGGAAGGGCTGTTGCTGATCGACCTTGGCGATCTTCAGTCGATGCTGGCCTATTGTGCGGAGAATGCCGACACGCTTTCGGCCCGCTACGGTAATGTCACCAAGGCCAGCGTTGGCGCGATCCAGCGCCAGCTGCTCCAATTGGAAAGCCAGGGCGGCGCCCATTTTTTCGGCGAACCTGCGCTCGATATTCATGATTTCCTGAAAGTGGACGACCAGGGTCGGGGCTATGTGAATATCCTCGCGGCCGACAAGCTCATGCAGAGCCCGAAGCTCTACGCCACGTTCCTGCTCTGGCTGCTGAGCGAACTGTTCGAAACGCTTCCCGAAGTGGGCGATCCCGACAAGCCGGTGCTCGTCTTTTTCTTCGATGAGGCGCACCTGCTCTTCGATGATGCGCCCAAGGCGTTGACCGACAAGATCGAGCAGGTCGTCCGCCTGATCCGTTCAAAGGGCGTCGGCGTCTATTTCGTAACGCAGAACCCGATCGACATACCCGAAGAAGTGGCGGGCCAGCTTGGCAATCGTGTTCAGCACGCACTGCGCGCTTTCACCCCCCGCGACCAGAGGGCAATCAAGGCTGCGGCCGAAACCTTTCGCATCAATCCGGATCTGGATGTCGAAACCGCGATCACGGAATTGAGGGTGGGCGAGGCGCTGGTGTCGCTGTTGCAGGAGGATGGTTCGCCGGGCATCGTCCAGCGCACCCTGATCGCACCGCCGCGCTCCCGACTGGGCCCTGTGAGCGCGAAGGAGCGCGCCATCATTCAGTCGATATCCCCATGCGCCGACAAATATGACGAAGCGATTGACCGCGAATCTGCCGAGGAGATCCTTGCGGCTCGCGGCGAGGCTGCTGTTGCCGCCGCGCAAGCTGCAAAGGCGAACGCTGAATCCGAAAAGGCGGCTGCCGTTCAGGCAAAGCTGGAGGCGAAACAGCGAGAGGCGGAACTCAAGGAACAGGCGCGGCGCGACGCCATAGCCGCACGGGAAGCGGCCAAGCCATCCGCGCTGGATAGGGCAGTCCAATCCGCCAGCCGGTCCGCGGCGTCATCGGTGGGGCGGCAGGTCGCGAACGAGCTTGGCCGTGCCGTATTTGGGGGATCGAGCCGCCGTTCGGGCGGATTGGCAGGACAGTTGGTGCGCGGCATTCTGGGCAGTTTGTTCAAGTAA
- the cysK gene encoding cysteine synthase A — protein MKAANILETIGNTPHIRVSRLFADAPAGSEVWIKSERANPGGSIKDRIALAMIEAAEASGDLQPGGTIIEPTSGNTGVGLAMVAAVKGYKLVLVMPESMSVERRRLMLAYGATFDLTPREKGMKGAIERALELIEQTPGSWMPQQFENAANIDVHVRTTAQEIATDFADSPLDALITGVGTGGHITGVAEVLKKLWPDLKVYAVEPTLSPVISGGQPGPHPIQGIGAGFIPANLHTQLLDGVIQVDPADAKEYARRAAREEGMLVGISSGATLAAIAQKLKELPEGSRVLGFNYDTGERYLSVPDFLPE, from the coding sequence ATGAAAGCTGCCAATATTCTCGAAACCATCGGCAACACGCCGCACATCCGCGTAAGCCGCCTGTTCGCGGACGCGCCGGCGGGTTCCGAAGTCTGGATCAAATCGGAACGCGCGAACCCGGGCGGATCGATCAAGGACCGGATCGCACTGGCGATGATCGAGGCGGCGGAGGCTTCCGGCGATCTGCAACCGGGCGGAACCATCATCGAGCCCACATCAGGCAATACCGGTGTTGGCCTGGCCATGGTTGCCGCAGTCAAGGGCTACAAGCTGGTTCTGGTCATGCCGGAGAGCATGTCGGTCGAACGCCGCCGGTTGATGCTGGCCTATGGCGCGACATTTGACCTGACCCCGCGTGAAAAAGGCATGAAGGGCGCAATCGAGCGTGCGCTTGAATTGATCGAGCAGACGCCAGGGTCATGGATGCCGCAGCAGTTCGAAAATGCGGCCAATATCGATGTGCATGTCCGCACGACCGCTCAGGAAATCGCGACGGACTTCGCCGACAGCCCGCTCGACGCGCTCATCACGGGAGTAGGCACGGGCGGTCACATCACCGGCGTTGCCGAGGTTCTGAAGAAGCTCTGGCCGGATCTGAAGGTCTATGCGGTCGAACCCACCCTGTCCCCCGTCATCAGCGGCGGCCAGCCTGGCCCCCATCCGATCCAGGGGATCGGGGCCGGCTTCATCCCGGCTAACCTGCACACGCAACTGCTGGATGGCGTCATTCAGGTCGATCCCGCCGATGCGAAGGAATATGCCCGCCGCGCCGCGCGCGAGGAGGGGATGCTGGTGGGCATATCGTCGGGCGCGACGCTGGCCGCGATCGCACAGAAGCTGAAGGAGCTTCCCGAGGGCAGCCGCGTTCTGGGCTTCAACTATGACACGGGCGAACGCTATCTTTCAGTTCCAGATTTCCTGCCCGAATAA
- the hflK gene encoding FtsH protease activity modulator HflK has protein sequence MPRIVHAMAQGPWGGKNDGPGGDDGAGKGGDGGPRNPWTQPGRSPGDKGPSAIEELLRRSRESFGQGGGGFGNLPPRPTGKTLWPAAVGILVVLWLVLTCFHRVGPQERGVVTLLGKYSRTLTPGISLTLPSPFENVAIVDVEEIRAIDIGSLTAQSENLVLTGDQNIIDLAYSVRWNIRNPELYLFQLSDPDAAVREVAESAMRSVVASVSLDDALGAGRTEIEQQVEQRMQEILESYRSGIRVQGVAIKQADPPTAVNDAFKAVSAAQQTAQTYLNEARAAAQQVTAKAQGEAAAFDKVYEQYRLAPEVTRRRMYYETMEGVLSNVDKTIVETGNVTPFLPLPELKRRAQAATASAGASAPASGEGR, from the coding sequence ATGCCTCGCATCGTGCACGCAATGGCCCAGGGTCCCTGGGGCGGCAAAAACGATGGCCCTGGCGGCGATGACGGTGCGGGCAAGGGCGGTGACGGCGGGCCCCGCAACCCTTGGACGCAGCCGGGCCGCTCCCCTGGCGACAAAGGGCCCTCAGCTATCGAGGAACTGCTGCGCCGCAGCCGGGAAAGCTTTGGCCAAGGCGGCGGCGGTTTCGGCAACCTGCCGCCCCGGCCCACTGGCAAGACGCTCTGGCCTGCTGCGGTCGGAATCCTTGTTGTATTGTGGCTCGTTCTGACCTGCTTCCACCGGGTCGGTCCGCAGGAACGCGGGGTGGTGACGCTGCTGGGGAAATACAGCCGCACCCTGACGCCCGGCATCAGCCTGACGCTGCCTTCGCCTTTTGAAAACGTCGCCATTGTGGACGTCGAGGAAATCCGGGCGATCGACATCGGATCGCTGACCGCACAGAGCGAAAATCTGGTACTGACCGGCGATCAGAATATCATCGACCTGGCCTATTCCGTGCGCTGGAACATCCGCAACCCAGAGCTTTATTTGTTCCAGCTTTCCGATCCCGATGCCGCGGTGCGCGAAGTCGCTGAAAGCGCGATGCGGTCGGTAGTCGCCAGCGTCAGCCTGGACGATGCGCTGGGTGCGGGACGTACCGAGATAGAGCAGCAGGTCGAACAGCGCATGCAGGAGATACTGGAGAGCTACAGGTCAGGCATCCGGGTTCAGGGCGTCGCCATCAAGCAAGCCGACCCGCCGACTGCAGTGAATGACGCGTTCAAGGCGGTTTCCGCCGCCCAGCAAACCGCGCAGACCTATCTCAACGAAGCCCGCGCTGCCGCGCAACAGGTGACGGCAAAGGCGCAGGGCGAAGCCGCCGCCTTCGACAAGGTATATGAACAGTACAGGCTGGCGCCAGAGGTCACCCGCCGCCGCATGTATTATGAAACCATGGAGGGCGTGCTGTCCAACGTCGACAAGACGATCGTTGAAACCGGCAACGTAACGCCGTTCCTGCCGCTCCCGGAACTGAAACGCCGGGCGCAAGCGGCGACCGCTTCTGCGGGCGCTTCCGCTCCCGCCAGTGGGGAGGGCCGGTGA
- a CDS encoding cell wall hydrolase, whose protein sequence is MTSACSSNPPHPVMWPVWLLLFAGLPALVAGWEARAPVAETARSPLAQHARFKRPMTAAPVVQPLELYALDRDQARAFNMAVAFARLPNPSARPFVFTGSEADLARATDCLAAAQLYEAGDDPVGEQAVAQVVLNRVRHPAFPKTVCGVVFQGQERSTGCQFTFTCDGALARTPGQAAWDRARQIAKAALTGKVFKPVGYATHYHTDWVVPYWSGSLDKIAAVGTHLFFRWRGWWGTPPAFRLARESVEPVIPRIATLSAAHQHGSSGLSGAPLPGGETLAALTARPQEAIGAESLGRMMAGVRLVAIAPGAKSFLVELSKTAAPNSWPVLAQTFCAGRPECRIMGWRAGTAPGGFPLSGDQMESMSFAYIHNAATGLQRALWNCGQTPRESKGECMRQRVPTVQAEAPPPLTGMRRKERFETVTIVPSAGESHE, encoded by the coding sequence ATGACCAGTGCTTGCTCCAGCAATCCGCCGCATCCGGTGATGTGGCCGGTCTGGTTGCTGCTGTTCGCCGGCTTGCCTGCGCTGGTGGCGGGATGGGAGGCGCGCGCGCCTGTGGCGGAGACCGCGCGGTCGCCACTGGCCCAGCATGCGCGGTTCAAGCGGCCCATGACCGCCGCGCCCGTGGTGCAGCCGCTGGAGCTTTACGCGCTGGATCGCGATCAGGCGCGGGCCTTCAATATGGCAGTGGCCTTTGCGCGCCTGCCAAATCCGTCGGCCCGCCCCTTTGTCTTTACAGGGTCCGAAGCCGACCTCGCGCGGGCAACCGATTGCCTGGCCGCGGCGCAGCTTTATGAAGCGGGCGACGACCCGGTCGGCGAGCAAGCGGTGGCGCAGGTGGTGCTCAACCGCGTGAGGCACCCGGCCTTCCCGAAAACAGTGTGCGGCGTCGTCTTTCAGGGGCAGGAACGATCGACAGGCTGTCAGTTCACCTTCACCTGCGACGGGGCGCTGGCGCGGACGCCGGGTCAGGCGGCATGGGATCGGGCGCGGCAGATCGCGAAGGCCGCGCTAACGGGCAAGGTGTTCAAGCCCGTGGGCTATGCCACCCACTATCACACCGACTGGGTTGTGCCCTACTGGAGCGGGAGCCTGGACAAGATCGCGGCAGTGGGGACCCACCTCTTTTTCCGCTGGCGCGGATGGTGGGGAACGCCCCCCGCCTTTAGGCTGGCGCGTGAAAGCGTCGAGCCGGTAATCCCCCGGATCGCCACACTGTCAGCGGCGCATCAGCATGGGAGCAGCGGACTATCCGGAGCGCCCCTGCCCGGCGGGGAAACGCTGGCTGCTTTGACGGCGAGGCCGCAGGAGGCGATCGGGGCTGAATCGCTCGGACGGATGATGGCCGGGGTCCGGCTGGTCGCGATTGCGCCGGGGGCGAAAAGCTTCCTTGTCGAATTGAGCAAGACGGCAGCACCGAACAGTTGGCCAGTCCTGGCGCAGACTTTCTGCGCGGGGCGGCCGGAATGCAGGATCATGGGCTGGCGGGCGGGCACCGCTCCGGGCGGCTTTCCATTGTCCGGGGACCAGATGGAAAGCATGAGCTTTGCCTATATCCATAACGCCGCGACAGGGTTGCAGCGGGCATTGTGGAATTGCGGGCAAACGCCGCGGGAAAGCAAGGGCGAGTGCATGCGGCAACGAGTGCCGACAGTGCAGGCGGAAGCTCCGCCGCCGCTGACGGGAATGCGGCGGAAGGAGCGGTTCGAAACAGTGACGATCGTGCCGTCGGCGGGGGAAAGTCATGAATGA
- a CDS encoding Mrp/NBP35 family ATP-binding protein — MTDLESFSARLKSLTDGRASAPRVKDGIMNLVLDVGGLSAERRDAVAAAIREGGLLVPGVKDVRIAMTAERKPLRIIAVASGKGGVGKSTLSANLAVALKRLGFAVGLVDADIYGPSQARLMASEDRKPQARDKQLVPVDSPLGVPMLSMAHLVEPGKALAWRGPMAGNALSQLIDADWGDAELLVVDMPPGTGDVQLSMVQKHKPAGAVIVSTPQDLALIDATRAVSLFEQTQVPLIGLVENMAGYSCPHCGEISDPFGTGGAEAAGSAMGMPFLGRIPLAIDIRRRSDAGDPPAAGDDASGRAFLAIAEKVAAWLRA; from the coding sequence ATGACCGATCTTGAGAGTTTTTCCGCCCGCCTGAAGTCGCTAACCGATGGCCGTGCCAGCGCGCCTCGCGTGAAGGACGGAATCATGAATCTGGTGCTGGATGTGGGCGGCCTGTCTGCTGAGCGCCGCGACGCTGTCGCGGCTGCGATCCGAGAAGGCGGCCTGTTGGTGCCGGGCGTGAAGGATGTGCGCATCGCCATGACGGCCGAACGCAAGCCTCTCAGGATCATCGCTGTGGCGTCGGGGAAGGGGGGCGTCGGCAAATCCACCCTGTCGGCCAATCTTGCTGTGGCGCTAAAACGTCTCGGTTTCGCCGTGGGGCTGGTGGATGCCGATATATACGGACCATCGCAGGCACGGTTGATGGCTAGCGAGGACAGGAAGCCGCAGGCGCGCGACAAACAGCTGGTTCCGGTCGATAGCCCGCTTGGCGTCCCGATGCTTTCGATGGCTCATCTGGTTGAACCGGGCAAGGCGCTTGCGTGGCGTGGCCCGATGGCGGGCAATGCTCTGTCGCAACTGATCGACGCCGACTGGGGCGATGCTGAACTGCTGGTGGTGGATATGCCTCCGGGCACAGGGGACGTTCAGCTGTCCATGGTGCAAAAGCATAAGCCCGCAGGCGCGGTCATCGTGTCAACTCCGCAGGATCTGGCGTTGATCGACGCCACCCGCGCGGTCAGCCTCTTTGAACAGACGCAGGTGCCGTTGATCGGGCTGGTTGAAAACATGGCGGGATATAGCTGCCCTCATTGTGGTGAAATCTCCGATCCCTTTGGCACGGGCGGTGCGGAAGCCGCCGGTTCGGCTATGGGCATGCCCTTCCTTGGGCGCATCCCCCTCGCCATCGACATACGGCGCCGGTCGGATGCCGGCGACCCTCCTGCTGCTGGTGACGACGCTTCGGGGCGGGCTTTCCTTGCCATCGCGGAAAAGGTGGCTGCCTGGCTGCGTGCCTGA
- the hflC gene encoding protease modulator HflC produces the protein MPTFIRHPVALALSVIALLLLIGSTVAIVPETRQGVVVRFGDPKKIVNRYLPNEDFGKTGAGIILRWPFVDQIVWIDKRVLSVEMERQQVLSTDQLRLQVDAFARYRIVDPLRMYIAAGNEERVSDALRPILGSALRNELGKRPFAALLSPERGQVMDNIEAGLNRVARQYGAEIVDVRIKRADLPDGAPLESAFTRMRTAREQEALTIRAQGAKQAQIIRAEADANAARIYSESFGKDPQFYDFYRAMQAYRFTFAPERQGSTSMLLSRENDFLKQFQGSN, from the coding sequence ATGCCGACTTTCATCCGCCATCCCGTGGCCCTCGCCCTGTCGGTAATCGCGCTGTTGCTGCTTATCGGCAGCACGGTCGCGATCGTGCCGGAGACCAGGCAGGGCGTGGTCGTGCGCTTTGGCGATCCCAAGAAGATCGTCAATCGCTACCTTCCGAATGAGGATTTCGGCAAGACAGGGGCGGGCATCATCCTGCGCTGGCCTTTTGTCGATCAGATCGTCTGGATCGACAAGCGCGTCCTCTCTGTCGAGATGGAGCGGCAACAGGTGCTATCGACCGATCAGCTCAGGTTGCAGGTCGATGCCTTTGCCCGCTACCGGATCGTCGATCCCCTGCGCATGTATATAGCGGCCGGTAATGAGGAACGGGTCTCGGATGCCTTGCGGCCGATCCTGGGATCCGCGCTGCGCAACGAATTGGGCAAGCGCCCCTTTGCCGCTTTGCTTTCGCCGGAACGCGGCCAGGTGATGGACAATATCGAGGCCGGTCTCAATCGCGTGGCGCGGCAATATGGCGCAGAGATCGTCGATGTGCGGATCAAGCGCGCCGATCTGCCCGACGGCGCCCCGTTGGAAAGCGCCTTCACCCGCATGCGCACCGCGCGCGAGCAGGAAGCGCTGACGATCCGGGCGCAGGGGGCGAAACAGGCCCAGATCATCCGCGCGGAGGCAGACGCCAACGCAGCTCGCATCTATTCGGAAAGCTTCGGCAAGGATCCGCAATTCTACGATTTCTATCGCGCGATGCAGGCCTATCGCTTCACCTTCGCACCGGAACGGCAAGGATCGACGTCCATGCTGTTGTCACGCGAGAATGACTTCCTGAAGCAGTTTCAGGGTAGCAACTGA
- a CDS encoding MFS transporter — MSAPAHPSHPLSFGNFRAYLLGRLASVLAQYGMMIVLGWQAYNIARESMSPSGAAAQLGLIGLAQFVPLFFLTPVTGWVADHFDRRMIVRLTLTMLTIASGLLAFATYEGWVSLPLLFGIAAIVGIARAFNGPAYSALAPNLVPRDVLPSAIAMSSVAWQAGMIIGPALGGYVFAITSWGAYAMASALFAVAFAGMWMIGPVPQPPRDMSRHPIRQMVDGLTYVRSNRLVLSTITLDLFAVLLAGATALLPVYARDILKVGSTGLGHLAASPAIGAGIVALFFSFRPMKSEVGLKMLAAVIVFGLATILFGSTAFLPRNIAVEVGIGALLLLGAADMVSVYVRQSLIQLHTPDAMRGRVSSLSQLTISASNELGEAESGFLAALVGPVAAVIGGGIGAIVITIIWARLFPELRLARTFDRPDLREADISQEKAP, encoded by the coding sequence ATGAGCGCCCCTGCCCATCCAAGCCATCCGCTAAGCTTCGGGAATTTCCGGGCCTATCTTCTGGGACGGCTTGCCAGCGTACTGGCGCAATATGGCATGATGATCGTGCTGGGGTGGCAAGCCTACAATATCGCCCGCGAAAGCATGAGCCCATCGGGCGCCGCCGCGCAGCTTGGCCTGATAGGGCTGGCGCAGTTCGTTCCCCTCTTCTTCCTCACCCCCGTCACGGGCTGGGTTGCGGACCATTTCGACCGCCGGATGATCGTGCGCCTGACGCTCACGATGTTGACGATCGCATCAGGGCTGCTGGCTTTCGCAACTTACGAGGGCTGGGTCAGCCTTCCCCTGCTCTTTGGCATAGCTGCGATCGTCGGGATCGCGCGCGCGTTCAATGGGCCAGCATACAGCGCGCTCGCGCCGAACCTGGTGCCCCGCGATGTGTTGCCCAGCGCAATCGCCATGTCGAGCGTCGCGTGGCAGGCCGGGATGATCATCGGCCCCGCTTTGGGCGGATATGTTTTCGCGATAACGTCGTGGGGAGCCTATGCGATGGCATCGGCGCTGTTCGCGGTGGCCTTCGCGGGCATGTGGATGATCGGCCCCGTGCCACAGCCGCCGCGTGACATGAGCCGCCATCCCATCCGCCAGATGGTCGATGGCCTGACCTATGTTCGATCCAACCGCCTGGTTCTGTCCACCATCACGCTGGACCTGTTCGCGGTGCTGCTCGCGGGCGCGACGGCGCTGCTGCCGGTCTATGCGCGTGACATTCTGAAGGTCGGATCGACGGGACTGGGGCATCTTGCCGCATCGCCCGCCATTGGCGCAGGGATCGTCGCGCTGTTCTTCTCCTTCCGGCCGATGAAGTCGGAAGTGGGTCTGAAGATGCTGGCGGCAGTCATCGTCTTCGGCCTTGCCACCATATTGTTCGGTTCCACCGCTTTCCTGCCCCGGAACATCGCTGTCGAGGTTGGCATCGGCGCGCTGCTGCTGCTCGGTGCGGCGGACATGGTATCGGTCTATGTGCGCCAATCCCTGATCCAGCTTCATACGCCGGACGCCATGCGCGGCCGGGTGTCGAGCCTGTCGCAACTGACCATCTCGGCGTCCAACGAGCTGGGAGAGGCGGAATCCGGTTTTCTCGCCGCGCTCGTCGGCCCAGTTGCCGCAGTGATCGGCGGTGGAATAGGTGCTATCGTCATCACCATCATATGGGCGCGGCTCTTTCCCGAACTGCGTCTTGCACGTACCTTTGACCGACCCGACTTGAGGGAGGCGGACATCAGCCAGGAGAAGGCCCCATGA
- a CDS encoding Do family serine endopeptidase → MRYAYALTGALLLGGTAIAVTSSPNVGAQVAQNEGMQAAAPAGAPASLADMVEKLQPAVVNISTKQRVQVQNPFAGTPFGDLFGQGQGGRPQTRQAQSLGSGFIISADGYIVTNNHVVSAGAEGASVDSITVTLTNREEYSAKLIGRDPATDIAVLKIEPRKALPFVKFGDSTKARVGDWVIAIGNPFALSGTVTAGIISAVHRGTGGTYDKFIQTDASINQGNSGGPMFDMRGNVIGINSQILSPSGGNVGIGFAIPSEQAAPIVATLRKGESVKRGYLGIQISPLGEDLAESLGLAKNRGEFVQGVEPGKGADRAGIKAGDVIVSVAGQEVTPDQNLSSIVASQPIGSRVPIVLLRNGKRQTVTAIVGERPSEAELNSFAQRQDEDFSERQPDDQSGNNQATQQSLGISAIPLTPNIIRQLGVAADTRGVVITAVDSSTDAGAKGLRRGDVIITANNRPVTSQAELDAAVQQVSSQGRNAILLQVLRRGQPPVFLPVRLRNK, encoded by the coding sequence GTGCGTTACGCTTATGCCCTTACCGGCGCCCTGCTGCTTGGTGGCACCGCCATCGCTGTCACTTCCAGTCCCAATGTCGGCGCGCAGGTCGCGCAGAATGAAGGGATGCAGGCCGCTGCTCCCGCGGGTGCCCCTGCCAGCCTCGCCGACATGGTTGAAAAGCTGCAACCCGCAGTCGTAAACATATCGACCAAGCAGCGCGTCCAGGTGCAGAACCCGTTTGCAGGGACGCCGTTCGGCGACCTGTTCGGGCAAGGCCAGGGCGGCAGGCCCCAGACCCGCCAGGCCCAGTCTCTGGGGTCGGGCTTCATCATCTCGGCGGACGGGTACATCGTCACCAATAATCACGTCGTATCCGCTGGCGCAGAAGGCGCGTCGGTGGATTCGATCACCGTGACCCTCACCAATCGGGAGGAATATTCCGCCAAGCTGATCGGTCGCGATCCCGCGACCGACATCGCCGTGCTGAAGATCGAACCGCGAAAGGCGCTCCCCTTCGTCAAGTTCGGTGACAGCACCAAGGCGCGCGTGGGCGACTGGGTGATTGCAATTGGAAACCCCTTTGCCCTGTCCGGCACGGTAACTGCGGGGATCATTTCCGCCGTCCATCGTGGCACCGGCGGCACCTATGACAAGTTCATCCAGACCGACGCATCGATCAATCAGGGCAATAGCGGCGGCCCGATGTTCGACATGCGCGGAAACGTAATTGGCATCAACAGCCAGATCCTGTCGCCCTCGGGCGGCAATGTCGGCATCGGTTTCGCCATTCCATCCGAACAGGCCGCGCCCATCGTCGCTACGTTGCGCAAGGGTGAGAGCGTCAAGCGCGGCTATCTGGGCATCCAGATCAGTCCGCTCGGCGAGGACCTGGCCGAATCCCTTGGCCTGGCCAAGAACCGGGGCGAGTTCGTCCAGGGCGTTGAACCCGGCAAGGGCGCCGACCGGGCCGGGATCAAGGCAGGCGACGTGATCGTCAGTGTCGCTGGTCAGGAAGTGACCCCGGATCAAAATCTGTCGTCCATCGTCGCGTCGCAGCCCATAGGATCCCGTGTCCCGATCGTGCTGCTCCGCAATGGCAAGCGCCAGACGGTAACGGCAATCGTCGGCGAGCGCCCGTCCGAGGCTGAACTGAACAGCTTTGCTCAGCGGCAGGACGAGGACTTCAGTGAACGGCAGCCAGACGACCAGTCCGGCAACAACCAGGCGACCCAGCAGTCGTTGGGCATCTCGGCCATCCCGCTGACACCCAACATAATTCGTCAGCTGGGCGTCGCCGCCGACACGCGCGGCGTTGTCATTACAGCCGTGGATAGCTCGACCGATGCGGGCGCCAAAGGCCTGCGCAGAGGTGATGTCATCATCACCGCCAACAACCGTCCGGTCACCAGCCAGGCGGAACTGGACGCGGCGGTGCAGCAGGTGTCATCGCAGGGCCGCAACGCCATATTGTTGCAGGTGCTGCGCCGGGGCCAACCTCCCGTGTTTCTGCCGGTGCGCCTGCGCAACAAATAA